One window of Magallana gigas chromosome 2, xbMagGiga1.1, whole genome shotgun sequence genomic DNA carries:
- the LOC105319666 gene encoding uncharacterized protein, giving the protein MNQSEIVKTSGYDLPVYGVDNGQFLIIHVPALVCIFLSLICATSVLVLSFKKRRKQTFFTWSKSERFVVYMAICDGMFNIAHSFDHLHIVLSRNHVHPKELCELYAFMLVEFITAQNLMVNVVAINAFLLIYFNKNTSFGKYDWKILIWIFGVPFIGVTSAAISGQLGPAGAFCYFDGVKGVVANICFTTVPLTLILVINTVLYLLTWTRIRSDSRRIKKTIGQKSLTMRMAHNAARNMTFFVAAFFVQWWAFAIYGVWALVDDVPQILFQLVTIFNNLGGVVNLGVYMFIRKHTHVSPQNPSKDITGETPA; this is encoded by the exons ATGAACCAAAGTGAAATTGTAAAGACCAGTGGCTACGATTTACCCGTCTATGGCGTGGACAATGGTCAATTTTTGATTATACACGTGCCTGCTCTTGTGTGCATTTTTCTGAGCTTGATATGCGCGACCTCCGTTTTGGTCCTATCTTTTAAGAAGCGGAGAAAACAAACTTTTTTCACATGGTCAAAAAGTGAGCGTTTTGTGGTATATATGGCCATCTGCGATGGTATGTTCAACATCGCACACAGTTTTGACCATCTCCATATCGTATTATCTCGAAATCACGTTCATCCGAAGGAACTTTGCGAGCTTTATGCTTTCATGTTGGTCGAGTTTATTACCGCTCAGAATCTTATGGTCAACGTTGTAGCGATTAATGCTTTTCTGTTGATTTATTTCAACAAGAACACCAGTTTTGGAAAATACGATTGGAAAATTCTGATCTGGATTTTTGGAGTTCCATTTATTGGGGTCACGTCTGCGGCCATTTCGGGTCAATTGGGCCCAGCGGGGGCATT ttGCTACTTTGACGGTGTGAAGGGGGTGGTCGCCAACATCTGCTTCACTACGGTACCCCTCACCCTCATCTTGGTCATCAACACCGTCCTGTACCTCCTCACCTGGACACGCATCCGATCCGACTCGCGCAGAATCAAGAAGACGATAGGTCAAAAATCACTCACCATGCGAATGGCCCACAATGCAGCGCGCAACATGACGTTTTTTGTCGCAGCCTTCTTCGTGCAGTGGTGGGCTTTTGCGATATATGGCGTCTGGGCTCTGGTAGACGATGTCCCACAAATTCTGTTTCAGTTGGTCACAATCTTTAACAATCTTGGTGGCGTGGTCAATCTAGGCGTGTACATGTTCATCCGAAAACACACTCACGTTTCGCCACAGAATCCCAGCAAAGACATCACCGGTGAAACCCCGGCTTAA
- the LOC105326550 gene encoding AMP deaminase 2 isoform X8, which translates to MDSESYQRMSSTDVYDEYDLAPDFQRIYIAGQEISGISSLGVPLHDLKEASKSLVQALMIREKYMAMSHQSFPKITARFLQNLEDNEEFQGMKEGFGKGSTDVDGIPYFDRRVSDHPFHPPKKEDPFDIEVPMGVECSLKMVQGLMYVYENEEAVKNNTPLELPYVQPKTFLADQNIMYALISDGPLKSFCYRRLSYLSSKYQLHTLMNELKESAAQKEVPHRDFYNIRKVDTHVHASSCMNQKHLLRFIKKKMKTCSDEVVCKDKKSGKEMTLAEVFDSMALKPYDLSVDKLDVHADRNTFHRFDKFNAKYNPIGESRLREIFIKTDNYINGKYFGHVIKEVMEDLGESKYQNAEYRLSIYGRSRDEWDKLAYWAIENKIYSDNVRWMIQIPRLYDIYKSAKIVKNFQEILENIFMPLFEVTRNPQSHPELHKFLIYVSGFDSVDDESKTEHIKFDLETPLPEDWCQDENPPYSYYLYYMYANITVLNQFRRERSLPTFTLRPHCGEAGNVTHLVAGFMLAENISHGLVLRKVPVLQYLYYLAHIGIAMSPLSNNSLFLNYHRNPLPEYFARGLNISLSTDDPLQFHFTKEALMEEYSIAAQVWKLSTCDMCEIARNSVLQSGFEHEVKRHWLGPNYTKEGVAGNDVSRTNVPDIRVAYRYETLVDELKCICRGAILYDESMDSVSSKK; encoded by the exons ATGGACAGTGAGTCGTACCAGAGAATGTCCTCCACTGATGTCTACGATGAATATGACCTAGCGCCCGACTTCCAGCGAATTTACATCGCTGGACAAGAAATTAGTggg ATTTCAAGCCTTGGG GTACCCTTACATGACCTGAAAGAGGCATCCAAGAGTCTGGTGCAGGCTCTGATGATTCGAGAGAAATACATGGCCATGTCGCATCAGTCTTTTCCAAAGATCACTGCCCGCTTCCTCCAGAATCTAGAAGATAATGAGGAGTTCCAAGGAATGAAGGAGGGCTTTGGAAAAGGCTCGACAG ATGTGGATGGAATACCATACTTTGATCGTAGAG TTTCCGATCATCCTTTCCACCCTCCAAAGAAAGAAGATCCATTTGACATTGAGGTGCCCATGGGGGTGGAGTGTTCTTTGAAAATGGTTCAGGGCTTGATGTATGTCTATGAAAACGAGGAAGCCGTGAAGAATAACACCCCCCTGGAGCTTCCGTACGTCCAGCCTAAGACTTTCCTGGCTGACCAGAACATCATGTACGCCCTGATCAGTGACGGACCCCT GAAATCTTTCTGTTATCGGCGATTGAGTTATTTATCCTCCAAATACCAACTGCATACTCTAATGAATGAATTAAAAGAATCAGCAGCCCAGAAAGAGGTTCCCCACAGGGACTTCTACAATATCAGGAAG GTGGACACGCACGTCCATGCATCCTCCTGCATGAACCAGAAGCATCTGTTGAGATTCATCAAGAAGAAGATGAAGACTTGCTCAGACGAGGTCGTCTGCAAGGACAAGAAATCGGGGAAGGAGATGACGCTTGCAGAG GTGTTTGACAGCATGGCGCTCAAGCCTTATGACCTCAGTGTTGACAAACTCGATGTGCATGCG GATCGGAACACCTTTCATCGATTTGACAAGTTCAACGCAAAGTACAACCCCATAGGAGAGAGCAGACTGCGAGAGATTTTCATCAAAACAGATAACTACATCAATGGGAAATACTTTGGACATGTGAttaaa GAGGTCATGGAAGATTTGGGAGAGAGCAAGTACCAGAATGCTGAATACCGTCTGTCCATTTACGGACGATCTCGAGATGAGTGGGACAAACTCGCGTACTGGGccattgaaaacaaaatctacTCGGACAATGTCCGATGGATGATTCAGATTCCAAGGCTCTA TGACATCTACAAGAGTGCAAAGATTGTGAAGAACTTCCAGGAAATTctagaaaatattttcatgcCTCTTTTTGAGGTCACCCGGAATCCCCAGTCTCACCCAGAGTTACACAAGTTCCTTATATAT GTGAGTGGGTTTGATTCCGTGGATGATGAATCTAAGACAGAGCACATCAAGTTTGACCTGGAGACTCCCCTCCCTGAGGACTGGTGCCAGGATGAGAACCCACCCTACAGCTACTATCTCTACTACATGTATGCTAATATCACAGTCCTGAACCAGTTCAGAAG ggAGCGGTCATTGCCGACCTTCACCTTGCGGCCTCACTGTGGGGAGGCAGGTAACGTGACACACCTGGTGGCAGGCTTCATGCTGGCCGAGAACATCTCCCATGGTCTCGTTCTCAGAAAG GTCCCGGTGCTGCAATATCTGTACTATCTGGCACACATTGGCATAGCCATGTCTCCCCTCAGTAACAACTCACTGTTCCTCAACTATCACCGCAACCCACTGCCCGAGTACTTTGCTAGAGGCCTCAATATCTCTCTCTCCACTGATGATCCACTGCAGTTCCACTTCACTAAG GAAGCCCTGATGGAGGAGTACAGTATAGCAGCCCAGGTGTGGAAGCTGTCCACCTGTGATATGTGTGAAATTGCCAGGAATAGTGTGTTGCAGAGTGGCTTTGAACATGAg GTGAAGCGACATTGGTTAGGGCCAAATTACACTAAAGAAGGTGTGGCAGGAAATGATGTCAGTCGAACCAATGTTCCAGACATTCGCGTGGCGTACCGATACGAGACACTGGTGGATGAACTGAAGTGTATCTGCCGCGGCGCCATACTGTATGATGAGTCGATGGATTCTGTGTCCAGTAAAAAGTAA